One Hippoglossus hippoglossus isolate fHipHip1 chromosome 5, fHipHip1.pri, whole genome shotgun sequence genomic window carries:
- the patz1 gene encoding POZ-, AT hook-, and zinc finger-containing protein 1 isoform X2, which produces MEKVAEPSWTSSYTYQVSKHSAEMLHNLNVQRKDGGRFCDVVLRVGEESFPAHKAVLAACSEYFESVFGRQTEGDGDAKELEMHTISPKVFKDILDFAYTSRIVVRLECFPELMTAAKFLLMRSVIEICQEVIKQSNIQILVPTSRGGEASLFQATAAAELGYPAAQEGLVNGTGLLLNGQSFASNAQMSMEASEDAAAAVLLEDGGESSVPMLEPVDGLSVSPTAELTGNTLHHDGDGSPGSKRSRGRPKKAGGVVEALHFNHSTQKDNGLFPCGTCGKAFTEASRLKNHEAQHGASSGGAHSVGDSLSSAGGLSLMSHPGLAENGLQLPGGLAMDNPRKRERTRRHVGCDICGKVFRDVYHLNRHKLSHSGEKPYACHVCGLRFKRKDRMSYHVRSHDGSVGKPYVCQSCGKGFSRPDHLNGHIKQVHTTERPHKCQICNASFATRDRLRSHLACHEDKIPCKVCGKFLRAAYMTDHLKKHSEGTHNYCGICNKGFSTASYLKVHIKTHHGSPLPPSATMHNFPEPRGGLQMHNGTPYHMGHQCSVEDGEENAEKCPHLESEESDPSFGELPNSDELKSPHKPDGPELEMPSLSCNGASAGALGSPEGSKAKTDPEKKFTCGICGQAFRTKSYLNKHQHRVHKAQKAQGVSGSGASELTPSLSSPFSPQQNMSLLESFGFQIVQSAFASSLVDAEAGQSGLDFGGK; this is translated from the exons ATGGAGAAAGTAGCGGAGCCGTCTTGGACTTCTTCGTACACCTACCAGGTGAGCAAGCACAGCGCGGAGATGCTACACAACCTCAACGTTCAGAGGAAAGATGGAGGCAGGTTCTGCGATGTGGTGCTGCGCGTCGGCGAGGAGAGCTTCCCTGCCCACAAGGCTGTGCTGGCCGCCTGCAGCGAGTACTTCGAGTCGGTGTTCGGCCGCCAGACGGAGGGCGACGGCGACGCCAAGGAGCTGGAGATGCACACGATCAGCCCGAAAGTTTTCAAAGACATCCTGGACTTCGCGTACACCTCCAGGATCGTGGTGCGGCTGGAGTGCTTCCCGGAGCTGATGACAGCGGCCAAGTTCCTGCTGATGAGGTCGGTGATCGAGATCTGTCAGGAGGTCATCAAGCAGTCCAACATCCAGATCCTCGTCCCGACCTCTCGGGGGGGAGAAGCCAGCCTCTTCCAGGCCACGGCCGCCGCGGAGCTGGGTTATCCGGCGGCTCAGGAGGGGCTCGTGAACGGAACGGGGCTGCTGCTGAACGGTCAGAGCTTTGCTAGCAATGCGCAGATGTCCATGGAAGCGAGTGAggacgccgccgccgccgtgtTGCTGGAAGACGGCGGAGAGTCGTCGGTGCCGATGCTGGAGCCTGTGGACGGACTGTCCGTGTCCCCGACCGCGGAACTAACGGGGAACACGCTTCATCACGACGGCGACGGCTCCCCGGGGTCAAAGAGGAGCAGGGGGCGACCAAAGAAAGCTGGTGGTGTCGTGGAGGCGCTTCACTTCAACCACAGCACCCAGAAAGACAACGGGCTGTTTCCGTGCGGCACCTGCGGGAAAGCTTTCACCGAAGCCTCCCGCTTGAAGAACCACGAAGCCCAGCACGGAGCCTCCAGCGGCGGCGCACACAGCGTCGGTGACAGCCTGTCATCGGCGGGCGGCTTGTCGTTAATGTCCCACCCGGGTCTGGCGGAGAACGGCTTGCAGTTACCCGGCGGGCTGGCGATGGACAACCCGCGCAAGCGGGAGAGGACCAGGCGGCACGTCGGCTGTGACATTTGCGGGAAAGTTTTCCGCGACGTGTATCACCTGAACCGACACAAGCTCTCCCACTCCGGGGAGAAGCCGTACGCGTGCCACGTGTGCGGGCTCCGGTTCAAACGCAAGGACAGGATGTCTTACCATGTGCGGTCCCACGACGGCTCTGTCGGGAAACCGTACGTGTGCCAAAGCTGCGGGAAAGGCTTCTCAAG acCCGACCACCTGAACGGACATATCAAACAAGTTCACACAACAGAGAGACCCCACAAGTGCCAG ATTTGTAATGCCTCTTTTGCTACGAGAGATCGCCTCCGGTCCCATCTCGCATGTCACGAGGACAAAATCCCCTGCAAAGTTTGCGGCAAGTTCCTGCGCGCTGCCTACATGACGGATCACCTAAAGAAGCACAGTGAAGGAACACATAACTACTGCGGCATCTGCAACAAAG GTTTCTCCACTGCGTCCTACCTTAAGGTGCACATAAAGACGCACCATGGCTCTCCACTGCCCCCCTCAGCCACAATGCACAACTTCCCTGAGCCAAGGGGGGGACTGCAGATGCACAACGGCACCCCTTACCACATGGGACACCAGTGCTCAGTGGAAG ACGGAGAGGAGAACGCTGAGAAATGTCCTCATCTGGAATCAGAAGAATCCGATCCTTCATTTGGAGAGTTGCCAAACAGTGATGAACTGAAATCTCCACACAAACCCGACGGGCCGGAGCTCGAGATGCCATCCTTATCCTGCAACGGAGCTTCTGCAGGGGCGTTGGGTTCCCCCGAGGGATCCAAAGCCAAGACGGACCCTGAGAAGAAGTTTACCTGCGGGATCTGCGGTCAGGCCTTCCGCACAAAGTCCTACCTCAACAAGCACCAGCACAGAGTTCACAAAGCCCAGAAGGCCCAGGGAGTTTCAGGGTCTGGCGCAAGTGAGCTGACCCCGTCCCTGTCCTCTCCCTTCTCCCCCCAACAAAACATGTCCTTGCTCGAGTCCTTTGGCTTTCAGATTGTCCAGTCCGCTTTCGCCTCGTCACTGGTGGACGCTGAGGCAGGTCAAAGTGGACTCGACTTTGGAGGGAAGTGA
- the patz1 gene encoding POZ-, AT hook-, and zinc finger-containing protein 1 isoform X3: protein MEKVAEPSWTSSYTYQVSKHSAEMLHNLNVQRKDGGRFCDVVLRVGEESFPAHKAVLAACSEYFESVFGRQTEGDGDAKELEMHTISPKVFKDILDFAYTSRIVVRLECFPELMTAAKFLLMRSVIEICQEVIKQSNIQILVPTSRGGEASLFQATAAAELGYPAAQEGLVNGTGLLLNGQSFASNAQMSMEASEDAAAAVLLEDGGESSVPMLEPVDGLSVSPTAELTGNTLHHDGDGSPGSKRSRGRPKKAGGVVEALHFNHSTQKDNGLFPCGTCGKAFTEASRLKNHEAQHGASSGGAHSVGDSLSSAGGLSLMSHPGLAENGLQLPGGLAMDNPRKRERTRRHVGCDICGKVFRDVYHLNRHKLSHSGEKPYACHVCGLRFKRKDRMSYHVRSHDGSVGKPYVCQSCGKGFSRPDHLNGHIKQVHTTERPHKCQICNASFATRDRLRSHLACHEDKIPCKVCGKFLRAAYMTDHLKKHSEGTHNYCGICNKDGEENAEKCPHLESEESDPSFGELPNSDELKSPHKPDGPELEMPSLSCNGASAGALGSPEGSKAKTDPEKKFTCGICGQAFRTKSYLNKHQHRVHKAQKAQGVSGSGASELTPSLSSPFSPQQNMSLLESFGFQIVQSAFASSLVDAEAGQSGLDFGGK, encoded by the exons ATGGAGAAAGTAGCGGAGCCGTCTTGGACTTCTTCGTACACCTACCAGGTGAGCAAGCACAGCGCGGAGATGCTACACAACCTCAACGTTCAGAGGAAAGATGGAGGCAGGTTCTGCGATGTGGTGCTGCGCGTCGGCGAGGAGAGCTTCCCTGCCCACAAGGCTGTGCTGGCCGCCTGCAGCGAGTACTTCGAGTCGGTGTTCGGCCGCCAGACGGAGGGCGACGGCGACGCCAAGGAGCTGGAGATGCACACGATCAGCCCGAAAGTTTTCAAAGACATCCTGGACTTCGCGTACACCTCCAGGATCGTGGTGCGGCTGGAGTGCTTCCCGGAGCTGATGACAGCGGCCAAGTTCCTGCTGATGAGGTCGGTGATCGAGATCTGTCAGGAGGTCATCAAGCAGTCCAACATCCAGATCCTCGTCCCGACCTCTCGGGGGGGAGAAGCCAGCCTCTTCCAGGCCACGGCCGCCGCGGAGCTGGGTTATCCGGCGGCTCAGGAGGGGCTCGTGAACGGAACGGGGCTGCTGCTGAACGGTCAGAGCTTTGCTAGCAATGCGCAGATGTCCATGGAAGCGAGTGAggacgccgccgccgccgtgtTGCTGGAAGACGGCGGAGAGTCGTCGGTGCCGATGCTGGAGCCTGTGGACGGACTGTCCGTGTCCCCGACCGCGGAACTAACGGGGAACACGCTTCATCACGACGGCGACGGCTCCCCGGGGTCAAAGAGGAGCAGGGGGCGACCAAAGAAAGCTGGTGGTGTCGTGGAGGCGCTTCACTTCAACCACAGCACCCAGAAAGACAACGGGCTGTTTCCGTGCGGCACCTGCGGGAAAGCTTTCACCGAAGCCTCCCGCTTGAAGAACCACGAAGCCCAGCACGGAGCCTCCAGCGGCGGCGCACACAGCGTCGGTGACAGCCTGTCATCGGCGGGCGGCTTGTCGTTAATGTCCCACCCGGGTCTGGCGGAGAACGGCTTGCAGTTACCCGGCGGGCTGGCGATGGACAACCCGCGCAAGCGGGAGAGGACCAGGCGGCACGTCGGCTGTGACATTTGCGGGAAAGTTTTCCGCGACGTGTATCACCTGAACCGACACAAGCTCTCCCACTCCGGGGAGAAGCCGTACGCGTGCCACGTGTGCGGGCTCCGGTTCAAACGCAAGGACAGGATGTCTTACCATGTGCGGTCCCACGACGGCTCTGTCGGGAAACCGTACGTGTGCCAAAGCTGCGGGAAAGGCTTCTCAAG acCCGACCACCTGAACGGACATATCAAACAAGTTCACACAACAGAGAGACCCCACAAGTGCCAG ATTTGTAATGCCTCTTTTGCTACGAGAGATCGCCTCCGGTCCCATCTCGCATGTCACGAGGACAAAATCCCCTGCAAAGTTTGCGGCAAGTTCCTGCGCGCTGCCTACATGACGGATCACCTAAAGAAGCACAGTGAAGGAACACATAACTACTGCGGCATCTGCAACAAAG ACGGAGAGGAGAACGCTGAGAAATGTCCTCATCTGGAATCAGAAGAATCCGATCCTTCATTTGGAGAGTTGCCAAACAGTGATGAACTGAAATCTCCACACAAACCCGACGGGCCGGAGCTCGAGATGCCATCCTTATCCTGCAACGGAGCTTCTGCAGGGGCGTTGGGTTCCCCCGAGGGATCCAAAGCCAAGACGGACCCTGAGAAGAAGTTTACCTGCGGGATCTGCGGTCAGGCCTTCCGCACAAAGTCCTACCTCAACAAGCACCAGCACAGAGTTCACAAAGCCCAGAAGGCCCAGGGAGTTTCAGGGTCTGGCGCAAGTGAGCTGACCCCGTCCCTGTCCTCTCCCTTCTCCCCCCAACAAAACATGTCCTTGCTCGAGTCCTTTGGCTTTCAGATTGTCCAGTCCGCTTTCGCCTCGTCACTGGTGGACGCTGAGGCAGGTCAAAGTGGACTCGACTTTGGAGGGAAGTGA
- the patz1 gene encoding POZ-, AT hook-, and zinc finger-containing protein 1 isoform X1, which translates to MEKVAEPSWTSSYTYQVSKHSAEMLHNLNVQRKDGGRFCDVVLRVGEESFPAHKAVLAACSEYFESVFGRQTEGDGDAKELEMHTISPKVFKDILDFAYTSRIVVRLECFPELMTAAKFLLMRSVIEICQEVIKQSNIQILVPTSRGGEASLFQATAAAELGYPAAQEGLVNGTGLLLNGQSFASNAQMSMEASEDAAAAVLLEDGGESSVPMLEPVDGLSVSPTAELTGNTLHHDGDGSPGSKRSRGRPKKAGGVVEALHFNHSTQKDNGLFPCGTCGKAFTEASRLKNHEAQHGASSGGAHSVGDSLSSAGGLSLMSHPGLAENGLQLPGGLAMDNPRKRERTRRHVGCDICGKVFRDVYHLNRHKLSHSGEKPYACHVCGLRFKRKDRMSYHVRSHDGSVGKPYVCQSCGKGFSRPDHLNGHIKQVHTTERPHKCQICNASFATRDRLRSHLACHEDKIPCKVCGKFLRAAYMTDHLKKHSEGTHNYCGICNKGFSTASYLKVHIKTHHGSPLPPSATMHNFPEPRGGLQMHNGTPYHMGHQCSVEDLCASRQLLLTSSEAEGRFHGLSGHPVHPQPGPPALGLQPELLMGKPGGTPYFWECRSGGVPGFPVHGPVTDGEENAEKCPHLESEESDPSFGELPNSDELKSPHKPDGPELEMPSLSCNGASAGALGSPEGSKAKTDPEKKFTCGICGQAFRTKSYLNKHQHRVHKAQKAQGVSGSGASELTPSLSSPFSPQQNMSLLESFGFQIVQSAFASSLVDAEAGQSGLDFGGK; encoded by the exons ATGGAGAAAGTAGCGGAGCCGTCTTGGACTTCTTCGTACACCTACCAGGTGAGCAAGCACAGCGCGGAGATGCTACACAACCTCAACGTTCAGAGGAAAGATGGAGGCAGGTTCTGCGATGTGGTGCTGCGCGTCGGCGAGGAGAGCTTCCCTGCCCACAAGGCTGTGCTGGCCGCCTGCAGCGAGTACTTCGAGTCGGTGTTCGGCCGCCAGACGGAGGGCGACGGCGACGCCAAGGAGCTGGAGATGCACACGATCAGCCCGAAAGTTTTCAAAGACATCCTGGACTTCGCGTACACCTCCAGGATCGTGGTGCGGCTGGAGTGCTTCCCGGAGCTGATGACAGCGGCCAAGTTCCTGCTGATGAGGTCGGTGATCGAGATCTGTCAGGAGGTCATCAAGCAGTCCAACATCCAGATCCTCGTCCCGACCTCTCGGGGGGGAGAAGCCAGCCTCTTCCAGGCCACGGCCGCCGCGGAGCTGGGTTATCCGGCGGCTCAGGAGGGGCTCGTGAACGGAACGGGGCTGCTGCTGAACGGTCAGAGCTTTGCTAGCAATGCGCAGATGTCCATGGAAGCGAGTGAggacgccgccgccgccgtgtTGCTGGAAGACGGCGGAGAGTCGTCGGTGCCGATGCTGGAGCCTGTGGACGGACTGTCCGTGTCCCCGACCGCGGAACTAACGGGGAACACGCTTCATCACGACGGCGACGGCTCCCCGGGGTCAAAGAGGAGCAGGGGGCGACCAAAGAAAGCTGGTGGTGTCGTGGAGGCGCTTCACTTCAACCACAGCACCCAGAAAGACAACGGGCTGTTTCCGTGCGGCACCTGCGGGAAAGCTTTCACCGAAGCCTCCCGCTTGAAGAACCACGAAGCCCAGCACGGAGCCTCCAGCGGCGGCGCACACAGCGTCGGTGACAGCCTGTCATCGGCGGGCGGCTTGTCGTTAATGTCCCACCCGGGTCTGGCGGAGAACGGCTTGCAGTTACCCGGCGGGCTGGCGATGGACAACCCGCGCAAGCGGGAGAGGACCAGGCGGCACGTCGGCTGTGACATTTGCGGGAAAGTTTTCCGCGACGTGTATCACCTGAACCGACACAAGCTCTCCCACTCCGGGGAGAAGCCGTACGCGTGCCACGTGTGCGGGCTCCGGTTCAAACGCAAGGACAGGATGTCTTACCATGTGCGGTCCCACGACGGCTCTGTCGGGAAACCGTACGTGTGCCAAAGCTGCGGGAAAGGCTTCTCAAG acCCGACCACCTGAACGGACATATCAAACAAGTTCACACAACAGAGAGACCCCACAAGTGCCAG ATTTGTAATGCCTCTTTTGCTACGAGAGATCGCCTCCGGTCCCATCTCGCATGTCACGAGGACAAAATCCCCTGCAAAGTTTGCGGCAAGTTCCTGCGCGCTGCCTACATGACGGATCACCTAAAGAAGCACAGTGAAGGAACACATAACTACTGCGGCATCTGCAACAAAG GTTTCTCCACTGCGTCCTACCTTAAGGTGCACATAAAGACGCACCATGGCTCTCCACTGCCCCCCTCAGCCACAATGCACAACTTCCCTGAGCCAAGGGGGGGACTGCAGATGCACAACGGCACCCCTTACCACATGGGACACCAGTGCTCAGTGGAAG ACCTGTGCGCCAGTCGCCAGCTGCTTCTCACCTCGTCTGAGGCGGAGGGTCGCTTTCATGGGCTCTCTGGACACCCAGTTCATCCACAGCCTGGCCCTCCAGCCTTGGGCCTGCAGCCTGAGCTGCTCATGGGGAAGCCAGGTGGGACTCCATATTTCTGGGAGTGTCGCTCTGGCGGGGTGCCTGGCTTCCCCGTCCATGGGCCTGTTACAG ACGGAGAGGAGAACGCTGAGAAATGTCCTCATCTGGAATCAGAAGAATCCGATCCTTCATTTGGAGAGTTGCCAAACAGTGATGAACTGAAATCTCCACACAAACCCGACGGGCCGGAGCTCGAGATGCCATCCTTATCCTGCAACGGAGCTTCTGCAGGGGCGTTGGGTTCCCCCGAGGGATCCAAAGCCAAGACGGACCCTGAGAAGAAGTTTACCTGCGGGATCTGCGGTCAGGCCTTCCGCACAAAGTCCTACCTCAACAAGCACCAGCACAGAGTTCACAAAGCCCAGAAGGCCCAGGGAGTTTCAGGGTCTGGCGCAAGTGAGCTGACCCCGTCCCTGTCCTCTCCCTTCTCCCCCCAACAAAACATGTCCTTGCTCGAGTCCTTTGGCTTTCAGATTGTCCAGTCCGCTTTCGCCTCGTCACTGGTGGACGCTGAGGCAGGTCAAAGTGGACTCGACTTTGGAGGGAAGTGA
- the LOC117761955 gene encoding solute carrier family 2, facilitated glucose transporter member 11-like, producing the protein MTILLCNNMNGQLSSMNVQLQVASFINPAPLLLMHPASRESMQKMEGASKKLQYWRLYALSMVLGIGGSFQYGIQVSVIASPEEHVQSFVNYTWLWRYNAPVTDSTNKLIWSFIVAVLSLGAWAGAIHSGSLPVTYGRKKALLFNNVVAMVAALLMLFSHTAKSFEMILLGRFLYGYNVGLGLSVHLMYLGESSPKKFRGFLTLTSSIFIGFGKVTGQIIGIKEMMGTEDMWPYLLAVSGIPAILQFVMLLFFPEAPRYLYIDKGDTEGCKKALQWLWQEEDLKLELDDMEKERVSSLGEKAKTVKDVLTSRCVRWQLLTLAIPCAGVQFCGINALYFYAFDIFRQSGVPEDQRHYLAIGIGATELIAITLCSFLIDRAGRKKLMGYGYLLMGITMSLLTVMLSIKDLNSWIPYLNIALIFCVICIYGLGPSGVSMALPADLFLQAWRPSAYVISGTINWLSMFLVGMLFGYVVDGLGQFCFLIFVAYSLFSAGFMIYFVPETKGKTMLEIMEDFNKINYKNSGNDIESTYITLATKL; encoded by the exons ATGACAATCTTACTCTGTAACAACATGAATGGACAACTAAGTTCTATGAATGTGCAACTTCAGGTAGCCTCCTTCATAaatcctgctcctctgctcctcatgCATCCAGCATCGAGAGAGTCAATGCAAAAAATGGAGGGTGCGTCAAAGAAG CTGCAGTATTGGAGGCTGTATGCGCTGTCGATGGTGTTGGGAATCGGTGGATCGTTTCAGTACGGGATTCAAGTGTCGGTCATTGCTTCACCTGAGGAG CACGTGCAGAGTTTCGTGAACTACACGTGGTTGTGGAGGTACAACGCTCCAGTGACCGACTCCACCAACAAGCTCATCTGGTCCTTCATTGTGGCTGTGCTGAGCCTCGGAGCCTGGGCCGGGGCCATTCACAGCGGCAGCCTTCCTGTCACTTACGGCCG GAAAAAAGCTCTCCTATTCAACAATGTTGTGGCGATGGTTGCTGCTCTGCTGATGCTCTTCAGTCACACGGCCAAATCTTTTGAGATGATCTTGTTGGGCAGATTCCTGTATGGGTATAACGTCG GTCTCGGCCTGAGCGTTCACCTCATGTATCTCGGGGAGAGTTCGCCAAAGAAATTCAGAGGTTTCCTGACTCTCACCAGCTCAATCTTCATCGGTTTTGGCAAAGTTACGGGTCAAATTATTGGCATCAA GGAGATGATGGGAACAGAGGACATGTGGCCGTATCTCTTGGCTGTGAGTGGTATTCCTGCCATCCTGCAGTTTGTGATGCTGCTTTTCTTCCCTGAGGCGCCTCGATACCTTTACATCGACAAAGGAGACACTGAAGGCTGCAAAAAAG CCCTGCAGTGGCTGTGGCAGGAGGAGGACTTGAAGCTGGAGTTGGACGacatggagaaagagagagtgagctCACTGGGAGAGAAGGCGAAGACCGTGAAGGACGTGTTGACCTCTCGCTGTGTCAGGTGGCAGCTGCTGACTCTGGCCATCCCCTGTGCTGGTGTTCAGTTCTGCGGCATCAACGCT CTCTACTTCTACGCCTTTGACATCTTCCGTCAGTCAGGAGTGCCAGAGGACCAGAGGCATTACTTGGCCATTGGTATCGGAGCAACAGAGTTAATCGCCATAACCCTGTGT TCTTTTCTGATAGATCGTGCTGGCAGGAAGAAGCTTATGGGCTATGGCTATTTACTGATGGGCATCACCATGTCTCTACTcactgtcatgttgtccatcaaG GATCTGAATTCATGGATCCCATATTTGAACATCGCCCTGATCTTCTGTGTCATCTGCATCTATGGACTTGGACCGT CCGGTGTGTCCATGGCTCTTCCCGCTGACCTTTTCCTACAAGCCTGGCGTCCTTCTGCCTACGTGATCAGTGGGACGATCAACTGGCTCAGCATGTTCCTCGTGGGGATGTTATTTGGCTACGTAGTG gATGGACTCGGACAGTTCTGCTTCCTGATCTTTGTGGCTTACTCCCTTTTCAGTGCaggatttatgatttattttgtcccagagacaaaaggaaaaacaatgctTGAGATTATGGAAgatttcaacaaaataaattacaagAACAGTGGAAACGACATTGAAAGTACTTACATTACACTTGCAACTAAActataa